A genomic window from Flavobacterium phycosphaerae includes:
- a CDS encoding enoyl-CoA hydratase/isomerase family protein yields MSEAYVKHKIENNIATIEFFHPEQNSLPGNILAQLANTITEVGNNNDVKVIILQSGGDRTFCAGASFKELIAIDDAATGKVFFSGFANVINAMRKCPKFIIGRIQGKTVGGGVGIAASTDYCMATKFAAIKLSELNVGIGPFVVSPAIERKMGVSAMSQIAIDANTFYEASWAKEKGLFAHVYESIEEMDAAVLAFAKHLCTYNPEAMTEMKKVFWRGTDDWDNLLAERAAISGRLVLSDFTKETLKKFK; encoded by the coding sequence ATGTCAGAAGCATACGTAAAACATAAGATAGAAAACAACATCGCCACCATCGAGTTTTTCCATCCGGAACAAAATTCATTGCCTGGCAACATTTTGGCGCAATTGGCCAACACGATAACCGAAGTTGGGAACAACAACGATGTCAAAGTAATCATCTTGCAAAGCGGAGGCGACCGTACTTTTTGTGCCGGCGCCAGTTTTAAAGAATTAATCGCCATTGATGATGCCGCTACCGGAAAAGTATTCTTTTCAGGATTTGCCAACGTAATCAATGCGATGCGAAAATGTCCGAAATTCATCATCGGGCGTATTCAAGGGAAAACAGTTGGTGGTGGGGTCGGAATTGCCGCTTCAACCGATTATTGTATGGCCACCAAATTTGCCGCGATTAAGTTAAGCGAATTGAATGTCGGCATCGGACCTTTTGTGGTATCACCGGCAATTGAACGTAAAATGGGCGTTTCGGCCATGTCACAAATAGCCATTGATGCCAATACCTTTTATGAAGCCTCTTGGGCCAAAGAAAAAGGGTTGTTTGCCCATGTATATGAAAGTATTGAGGAAATGGATGCTGCCGTGCTGGCCTTTGCTAAGCATCTATGCACCTACAATCCGGAAGCGATGACTGAAATGAAAAAGGTTTTCTGGAGAGGGACTGATGATTGGGACAATCTATTAGCCGAAAGAGCCGCCATCAGCGGAAGATTGGTGCTGTCTGATTTTACAAAAGAAACATTGAAGAAGTTTAAGTAA
- a CDS encoding acyltransferase, which produces MVYEFKGFIPVIHESSFIHPQAAVTGNVIIGKDVYVGPGAAIRGDWGEIIIEDGCNVQENCTIHMFPGKTMVLKAGAHIGHGAIIHGANIGANCLVGMNAVIMDDVTVGDECIIGALSFVKAGTVIPNRKIVVGNPAVVVKEVSDEMLDWKTKGTALYQQLPKECYETLRAVEPLREIPKDRPTQEAFYKTLEEFRKK; this is translated from the coding sequence ATGGTATACGAATTCAAAGGATTTATTCCGGTCATACACGAAAGTAGTTTTATCCATCCGCAGGCTGCGGTTACGGGTAATGTCATTATTGGGAAAGACGTCTATGTAGGTCCCGGGGCTGCTATTCGTGGCGATTGGGGTGAAATCATTATTGAAGACGGTTGTAACGTACAGGAAAATTGTACTATTCATATGTTTCCAGGAAAGACGATGGTGTTGAAAGCCGGAGCGCACATCGGTCATGGTGCGATTATTCACGGAGCCAACATTGGTGCCAATTGTTTGGTTGGTATGAATGCCGTAATCATGGATGATGTTACCGTAGGCGATGAGTGCATTATCGGAGCTTTGAGTTTTGTCAAAGCCGGAACCGTGATTCCGAATCGTAAAATTGTAGTCGGAAATCCGGCTGTGGTTGTCAAAGAGGTTTCGGATGAGATGTTGGATTGGAAGACCAAAGGAACAGCCTTATACCAACAATTGCCCAAGGAATGCTATGAAACTTTGAGAGCCGTAGAACCGTTACGGGAAATTCCGAAAGACCGACCAACGCAGGAAGCGTTTTATAAAACATTAGAAGAATTTAGAAAGAAATAA
- a CDS encoding dihydrolipoamide acetyltransferase family protein — protein sequence MPIIEFKMPKMGESISEATIITWLKNVGDFVEAEETILEVATDKVDSDVPSPVSGTITEIRFHKDAVVEVGTVLALINSKGVQEAGSEPKAKGAELTKKPELVETSRVEMPSKPVIQSITHKANPDAFISPLIISIAQKENLSIEELQSIPGSGTDGRLQKSDVFHYLKNRKYPLKSIPTTNNQQPTTSTYPKPKINFVEGKDHIVEMDRMRKMIADHMVYSKQTSPHVTSYIEVDVTNLVNWRNENKDKFQAKYNEKLTFTPVFVQAVAKAIVDFPLINVSVDEKNIIVHKDIHIGMATALPSGNLIVPVVKNANEKDLVALAKDVNTLADASRNNKLKPEQIQGSTFTISNVGTFGSLMGTPIINQPEVAILALGIIKKRPEVITTSKGDEIAIRSMMFLSLSFDHRVVDGFLGGSFLRKVGDYLEQFDTTTTL from the coding sequence ATGCCGATAATCGAGTTCAAAATGCCCAAGATGGGCGAAAGTATATCCGAAGCAACCATCATTACTTGGTTGAAAAACGTAGGTGATTTTGTGGAAGCAGAAGAAACTATCTTAGAAGTGGCTACCGACAAAGTAGACAGCGATGTGCCGTCTCCGGTATCGGGAACCATTACTGAAATTCGTTTTCACAAAGATGCCGTAGTGGAGGTAGGTACTGTTTTAGCTTTGATTAATTCTAAAGGAGTTCAAGAAGCTGGATCTGAGCCTAAGGCGAAAGGAGCGGAGCTAACCAAGAAGCCAGAGCTTGTAGAGACGAGTAGAGTTGAAATGCCTTCTAAACCCGTAATACAAAGCATAACCCATAAAGCCAATCCAGATGCTTTTATTTCCCCGTTGATTATTTCCATTGCACAAAAAGAAAACCTGTCGATAGAAGAATTGCAAAGCATTCCGGGTTCGGGAACTGATGGCCGTCTGCAAAAGAGTGACGTGTTTCATTATTTGAAAAACCGTAAATACCCTCTTAAAAGCATTCCAACAACCAATAACCAACAACCAACCACTTCAACCTATCCAAAACCCAAAATCAATTTTGTGGAGGGCAAAGACCATATCGTGGAGATGGATCGCATGCGTAAAATGATTGCGGACCACATGGTGTATTCGAAACAAACTTCGCCTCACGTGACTTCTTACATTGAAGTGGATGTGACGAATTTGGTGAATTGGCGCAATGAAAATAAAGACAAGTTCCAGGCAAAATACAACGAGAAACTAACCTTTACCCCGGTATTTGTGCAGGCCGTAGCCAAAGCCATTGTCGACTTTCCTCTGATAAATGTTTCGGTGGATGAAAAGAATATTATTGTACATAAAGATATCCATATCGGAATGGCAACTGCTTTGCCTTCCGGGAATCTAATTGTTCCTGTGGTAAAAAATGCCAATGAAAAAGATTTAGTTGCTTTGGCAAAAGACGTAAATACTTTGGCTGATGCTTCTCGAAATAACAAATTAAAACCCGAACAAATTCAGGGCAGTACGTTTACCATTTCTAATGTGGGTACCTTTGGCAGTTTGATGGGAACCCCTATTATTAACCAACCCGAGGTGGCTATTTTGGCCCTCGGAATTATCAAAAAACGCCCCGAAGTTATTACGACTTCTAAGGGTGATGAAATTGCCATTCGCAGCATGATGTTCCTTTCTCTTTCGTTTGACCATCGTGTGGTAGACGGATTTTTAGGAGGTTCGTTCCTGCGAAAAGTAGGCGATTACTTAGAACAATTTGACACAACTACAACTTTATAA
- a CDS encoding branched-chain amino acid aminotransferase produces the protein MQDLITHSIKINKVAQSRVSQVELNNSIVMGTQFTDHMFVCDYQNGEWSNARIEPLALIPTHPAAMALHYGQAIFEGMKATLGKDGTPLLFRPDENAKRMNHSADRMGMPLFPEDLFVEALKQFTALEKDWIPTQEGSALYLRPFMYADEPFIGMRAATSFKFIVMGSPAGPFFSRKIKLYAEKKYVRAVNGGTGEAKAAGNYAGAIRPTEYAKAKGYDQVLWLDAQNFEEIQEVGTMNIFFKIGGKFITPNLSGSILAGITRMSVIDVLRDKGFEVTERPITISEIIEADKNGTLEEAFGAGTAVGIAMIEEIGNNDLSITLPSDNPVSVMVNDTLNGIKTQEIEDKFGWLVAAK, from the coding sequence ATGCAAGATTTAATAACACATTCAATTAAAATAAACAAAGTCGCACAGTCCAGAGTCAGTCAGGTAGAACTGAACAACAGCATCGTGATGGGAACCCAGTTTACCGATCACATGTTTGTGTGCGATTACCAAAATGGTGAATGGAGCAACGCCCGAATTGAACCGTTGGCATTGATTCCGACGCACCCTGCGGCAATGGCTTTGCACTATGGACAAGCTATTTTTGAAGGGATGAAAGCTACTTTAGGGAAAGACGGAACGCCTTTGTTATTCCGTCCCGATGAAAATGCCAAGCGTATGAATCACAGTGCCGATCGTATGGGAATGCCTTTGTTTCCGGAAGATTTGTTTGTGGAAGCCTTAAAGCAATTCACTGCTTTGGAAAAAGATTGGATTCCGACGCAAGAAGGAAGCGCTTTGTATTTGCGTCCGTTTATGTATGCCGATGAGCCTTTCATTGGGATGCGTGCGGCTACGAGTTTCAAATTTATTGTTATGGGTTCGCCGGCCGGTCCGTTCTTTAGTCGAAAAATAAAATTGTATGCCGAGAAAAAATACGTTCGTGCCGTAAACGGAGGGACAGGGGAAGCCAAAGCTGCCGGGAATTATGCCGGAGCCATTCGTCCGACGGAATACGCCAAAGCTAAAGGATACGACCAAGTATTATGGTTGGATGCGCAAAACTTTGAAGAAATTCAGGAAGTGGGTACGATGAATATTTTCTTCAAAATAGGAGGCAAGTTTATTACACCCAATTTGAGCGGTTCTATTTTGGCCGGAATTACGCGTATGAGTGTTATTGATGTGTTACGCGATAAAGGTTTTGAAGTGACGGAACGACCGATTACCATTTCTGAAATTATTGAAGCGGATAAGAATGGAACTTTAGAGGAAGCTTTTGGTGCCGGAACCGCTGTTGGTATTGCCATGATTGAAGAAATCGGGAACAATGATTTGAGTATTACATTACCAAGTGATAATCCGGTTTCGGTGATGGTGAATGATACCTTGAACGGCATTAAAACTCAAGAAATAGAAGATAAGTTTGGTTGGTTAGTTGCCGCCAAATAA
- a CDS encoding alpha-ketoacid dehydrogenase subunit alpha/beta, with protein sequence MNLPDKKILEKAFLTMATAKAMATLYEDNFKTVSKYVHATSRGHEAIQIAMAMQLLPQDYAFPYYRDDAMLLGIGMEPYDLMLQLMAKKDDPFSGGRTYYCHPSLKDADKPKIPHQSSATGMQAIPATGAALGFWYKENVGIQDTNQEKPIVVCSLGDASVTEGEIAEALQMAALKQLPILYLVQDNGWDISANAAETRAQNAFEYAKGFHGIEAISIDGANFSESYLAVQQVVKTMREERRPFLVHAKVPLLNHHTSGVRMEWYRDDLDEAQSRDPYPVLKQQLVDAGFTADEIHKIETTAVAKVKADYEKALVAEDPSPEDLFTHDFAPTPITEEAGERNPQREDKVVMVDCALFAVEELMRNHKECLLYGQDVGGRLGGVFREAATLAQKFGDERVFNTPIQEAFIVGSTVGMSAVGLKPIVEVQFADYIWPGLNQLFTEVSRSSYLSNGKWPVSMILRVPIGAYGSGGPYHSSSVESVLTNIRGIKIAYPSNGADLKGLMKAAYYDPNPVVILEHKGLYWSKVKGTDAARVNEPSEDYVLPFGKANVVQEIWEQETEETITVITYGMGVHWALNASEKMKNQVEIVDLRTLYPLDEETILKSVKKAKKCLVVTEEPTNNSFARSLAGLIQEKCFTYLDAPVMVIGSENMPAIPLNSTLEFTMIPNADKVKAKMEELLRY encoded by the coding sequence ATGAATTTACCAGATAAAAAGATACTCGAAAAAGCGTTTTTAACCATGGCAACCGCCAAGGCTATGGCGACTTTGTATGAAGATAATTTTAAAACCGTTTCCAAATACGTGCATGCTACGTCGCGTGGGCACGAAGCCATTCAGATTGCCATGGCGATGCAGTTGTTGCCTCAGGATTATGCATTTCCGTATTATCGGGATGATGCGATGTTGCTGGGTATTGGGATGGAGCCATATGATTTGATGTTGCAGTTGATGGCTAAGAAGGACGATCCGTTTTCGGGCGGGCGAACCTATTACTGTCACCCGAGTTTAAAGGATGCCGATAAGCCTAAAATTCCGCATCAGTCTTCGGCTACGGGGATGCAGGCGATTCCGGCTACCGGAGCAGCGTTGGGATTTTGGTACAAAGAAAACGTTGGAATTCAAGATACCAATCAAGAAAAGCCAATTGTGGTTTGTTCGCTGGGGGATGCCTCAGTTACGGAAGGAGAGATTGCCGAAGCTTTGCAAATGGCTGCCTTGAAACAATTACCGATTTTGTATTTGGTACAAGATAACGGTTGGGATATTTCGGCGAATGCCGCTGAAACCCGAGCCCAAAATGCGTTTGAGTATGCCAAAGGATTTCACGGAATTGAAGCGATTTCGATTGACGGAGCTAACTTTTCCGAAAGCTATTTGGCAGTTCAACAAGTGGTGAAAACCATGCGTGAGGAACGTCGTCCGTTTTTGGTGCATGCCAAAGTACCGTTGCTGAATCACCACACTTCGGGGGTTCGTATGGAATGGTACCGCGATGATTTGGATGAAGCGCAATCGAGAGATCCTTATCCGGTATTGAAACAACAATTAGTAGATGCCGGATTTACGGCTGATGAAATTCATAAAATAGAAACTACGGCTGTTGCTAAAGTAAAAGCCGATTACGAGAAAGCTTTGGTTGCCGAAGATCCTTCGCCTGAAGATTTATTCACCCATGATTTTGCTCCTACTCCGATTACGGAAGAAGCGGGAGAAAGAAACCCGCAACGCGAAGACAAAGTCGTGATGGTGGATTGTGCGTTGTTTGCTGTGGAAGAATTGATGCGCAACCACAAAGAATGTTTGTTGTACGGTCAGGATGTGGGCGGACGTTTAGGAGGTGTGTTTAGAGAAGCTGCAACCTTGGCACAGAAGTTTGGTGACGAACGTGTATTCAATACGCCGATACAGGAAGCGTTTATTGTAGGTTCTACGGTGGGAATGTCTGCTGTTGGGTTGAAACCGATAGTGGAGGTACAGTTTGCTGATTACATTTGGCCGGGACTGAATCAGTTATTTACCGAAGTGAGCCGTTCGAGTTATTTGTCGAATGGCAAATGGCCGGTAAGCATGATATTGCGTGTGCCAATTGGCGCTTATGGTAGTGGTGGCCCTTATCATTCCTCTTCGGTAGAAAGTGTGCTGACGAATATACGTGGGATTAAAATAGCCTATCCAAGTAACGGTGCCGATTTGAAAGGACTTATGAAAGCCGCTTATTACGACCCGAATCCGGTGGTGATTCTAGAGCACAAAGGCTTATACTGGAGTAAAGTAAAAGGAACCGATGCGGCTCGTGTTAATGAACCAAGTGAAGACTACGTTTTGCCTTTTGGCAAAGCCAATGTGGTTCAGGAAATTTGGGAACAGGAAACCGAGGAAACGATTACGGTTATTACTTATGGAATGGGAGTGCACTGGGCATTAAATGCTTCGGAGAAGATGAAAAATCAAGTTGAAATTGTGGATTTGAGAACCTTATATCCGTTGGATGAAGAAACGATTTTGAAATCGGTTAAAAAAGCCAAGAAATGTTTAGTAGTAACAGAAGAGCCAACCAACAACTCCTTTGCTCGCAGTTTGGCCGGATTGATTCAGGAAAAATGTTTTACCTATTTAGATGCTCCTGTGATGGTTATCGGGTCGGAAAATATGCCGGCCATACCACTCAACAGTACGTTGGAGTTTACCATGATTCCGAATGCAGATAAAGTGAAAGCAAAGATGGAAGAATTGTTACGATATTAA